In Gossypium arboreum isolate Shixiya-1 chromosome 6, ASM2569848v2, whole genome shotgun sequence, the following are encoded in one genomic region:
- the LOC108484369 gene encoding bHLH transcription factor RHL1-like isoform X1 produces MQPCSREMQAMNSLLNPTQQIPLQDLQINGNSHHHQQIHVPSSSQFQYPTPTSTTHQDDSFLEQILSSTTSFPWSDETGPPNPEDNNNAGFNYDEMVLASKLRQHQINGGAAGNPFSAMKMMLMMQQQQQQQQMMLAGRPTVASSAAGGGITTNHQGGEGSMQALYNVFGDGSLHGTMQAKSFVGANSATEMTQSQGSRPTAGEAVTAPEKPKQRVRARRGQATDPHSIAERLRRVRIAERMKALQELVPNANKTDKASMLDEIIDYVKFLQLQVKVLSMSRLGGAAAVAPLVSEGGGDCIQTSANGGSHPRNSNGDQTPSANDRLTMTEHQVAKLMEEDMGSAMQYLQGKGLCLMPISLATAISTATSRSRNPMINHENPTNGSHLLIQSSGGDGPSSPSMSVLTVQSATMGNGGGLEGGAASVSKP; encoded by the exons ATGCAGCCTTGTAGTCGTGAAATGCAAGCAATGAACTCTCTCTTAAACCCGACCCAACAAATCCCTCTccaagaccttcaaatcaacggTAACAGCCACCATCATCAACAGATCCACGTCCCATCATCATCGCAGTTCCAGTATCCCACACCGACTTCAACAACCCACCAAGACGACAGCTTCTTAGAACAGATACTCTCCTCCACCACGTCCTTCCCGTGGTCCGACGAAACGGGTCCTCCCAACCCCGAGGATAACAATAACGCCGGCTTCAACTACGATGAGATGGTTCTAGCTTCCAAGCTTCGACAGCATCAAATCAACGGCGGAGCTGCTGGTAACCCTTTTTCCGCTATGAAGATGATGTTGATGATGCAACAACAACAACAGCAACAGCAGATGATGTTAGCGGGCAGACCCACGGTTGCCTCCTCCGCCGCCGGAGGCGGAATCACCACCAATCATCAG GGTGGAGAGGGTTCCATGCAAGCTTTGTATAATGTTTTTGGAGATGGATCTTTGCATGGAACTATGCAGGCGAAAAGCTTTGTGGGGGCTAATTCAGCAACAGAGATGACCCAAAGTCAGGGAAGTCGTCCGACGGCCGGAGAAGCGGTGACGGCGCCGGAAAAGCCTAAACAAAGAGTTAGGGCAAGGAGGGGTCAAGCTACTGACCCCCACAGTATCGCGGAAAGA CTACGTAGAGTTAGAATTGCAGAGAGAATGAAAGCTCTTCAAGAACTGGTTCCCAACGCCAACAAG ACAGATAAAGCTTCAATGCTTGATGAGATCATCGACTATGTCAAATTCCTCCAGCTCCAAGTGaag gTTCTGAGTATGAGCAGATTGGGTGGTGCTGCTGCTGTTGCTCCCCTTGTTTCTGAG GGAGGTGGCGATTGTATTCAAACAAGTGCCAATGGTGGGTCCCATCCACGAAATTCCAACGGTGACCAAACGCCGTCGGCCAACGACAGACTGACGATGACGGAGCACCAAGTGGCCAAGCTTATGGAAGAGGACATGGGCTCCGCCATGCAGTATCTGCAAGGGAAGGGTCTGTGCCTCATGCCGATCTCTCTCGCCACCGCCATCTCAACCGCCACGTCTCGTTCAAGGAACCCCATGATCAACCATGAAAACCCCACCAACGGCAGCCACCTTTTGATTCAATCAAGCGGCGGCGATGGACCGTCCTCGCCTAGCATGTCCGTGTTGACAGTCCAGTCAGCCACCATGGGTAACGGCGGTGGTCTTGAAGGTGGCGCAGCCTCCGTTTCCAAGCCCTGA
- the LOC108484369 gene encoding bHLH transcription factor RHL1-like isoform X2, giving the protein MQPCSREMQAMNSLLNPTQQIPLQDLQINGNSHHHQQIHVPSSSQFQYPTPTSTTHQDDSFLEQILSSTTSFPWSDETGPPNPEDNNNAGFNYDEMVLASKLRQHQINGGAAGNPFSAMKMMLMMQQQQQQQQMMLAGRPTVASSAAGGGITTNHQGGEGSMQALYNVFGDGSLHGTMQAKSFVGANSATEMTQSQGSRPTAGEAVTAPEKPKQRVRARRGQATDPHSIAERLRRVRIAERMKALQELVPNANKVLSMSRLGGAAAVAPLVSEGGGDCIQTSANGGSHPRNSNGDQTPSANDRLTMTEHQVAKLMEEDMGSAMQYLQGKGLCLMPISLATAISTATSRSRNPMINHENPTNGSHLLIQSSGGDGPSSPSMSVLTVQSATMGNGGGLEGGAASVSKP; this is encoded by the exons ATGCAGCCTTGTAGTCGTGAAATGCAAGCAATGAACTCTCTCTTAAACCCGACCCAACAAATCCCTCTccaagaccttcaaatcaacggTAACAGCCACCATCATCAACAGATCCACGTCCCATCATCATCGCAGTTCCAGTATCCCACACCGACTTCAACAACCCACCAAGACGACAGCTTCTTAGAACAGATACTCTCCTCCACCACGTCCTTCCCGTGGTCCGACGAAACGGGTCCTCCCAACCCCGAGGATAACAATAACGCCGGCTTCAACTACGATGAGATGGTTCTAGCTTCCAAGCTTCGACAGCATCAAATCAACGGCGGAGCTGCTGGTAACCCTTTTTCCGCTATGAAGATGATGTTGATGATGCAACAACAACAACAGCAACAGCAGATGATGTTAGCGGGCAGACCCACGGTTGCCTCCTCCGCCGCCGGAGGCGGAATCACCACCAATCATCAG GGTGGAGAGGGTTCCATGCAAGCTTTGTATAATGTTTTTGGAGATGGATCTTTGCATGGAACTATGCAGGCGAAAAGCTTTGTGGGGGCTAATTCAGCAACAGAGATGACCCAAAGTCAGGGAAGTCGTCCGACGGCCGGAGAAGCGGTGACGGCGCCGGAAAAGCCTAAACAAAGAGTTAGGGCAAGGAGGGGTCAAGCTACTGACCCCCACAGTATCGCGGAAAGA CTACGTAGAGTTAGAATTGCAGAGAGAATGAAAGCTCTTCAAGAACTGGTTCCCAACGCCAACAAG gTTCTGAGTATGAGCAGATTGGGTGGTGCTGCTGCTGTTGCTCCCCTTGTTTCTGAG GGAGGTGGCGATTGTATTCAAACAAGTGCCAATGGTGGGTCCCATCCACGAAATTCCAACGGTGACCAAACGCCGTCGGCCAACGACAGACTGACGATGACGGAGCACCAAGTGGCCAAGCTTATGGAAGAGGACATGGGCTCCGCCATGCAGTATCTGCAAGGGAAGGGTCTGTGCCTCATGCCGATCTCTCTCGCCACCGCCATCTCAACCGCCACGTCTCGTTCAAGGAACCCCATGATCAACCATGAAAACCCCACCAACGGCAGCCACCTTTTGATTCAATCAAGCGGCGGCGATGGACCGTCCTCGCCTAGCATGTCCGTGTTGACAGTCCAGTCAGCCACCATGGGTAACGGCGGTGGTCTTGAAGGTGGCGCAGCCTCCGTTTCCAAGCCCTGA